From Triticum urartu cultivar G1812 unplaced genomic scaffold, Tu2.1 TuUngrouped_contig_5308, whole genome shotgun sequence, one genomic window encodes:
- the LOC125529054 gene encoding uncharacterized protein LOC125529054 isoform X3: MRRRRGRTSLALRRGHISGWVGHRRRRARSTVTCPPQPVLSRLPRFRVLVQRKSMELPTQIVVGCYKKGGSSARISIKSVLDEASNVDTEFAAGRSADFVGGRRSAEFGEVRRTAVELSNVTCVGYSRSLNNATSS; this comes from the exons ATGCGCCGGCGCCGTGGGAGGACCTCGTTGGCGCTGCGAAGGGGGCACATCTCAGGTTGGGTAGGCCATCGCCGGCGGCGAGCACGTTCCACTGTGACATGTCCGCCACAGCCAGTCCTCTCCCGCCTCCCCCGAT TCCGTGTCCTTGTCCAACGCAAATCAATGGAGCTGCCGACCCAGATTGTTGTTGGCTGCTATAAGAAGGGAGGGTCCTCGGCTCGAATCTCCATCAAGTCAGTTTTGGACGAAGCATCCAATGTCGACACCGAGTTCGCCGCAGGAAGAAGCGCCGATTTCGTCGGAGGTAGAAGAAGCGCCGAGTTTGGCGAAGTTAGAAGAACAGCCGTCGAGCTGTCCAATGTCACCTGCGTCGGCTACAGCAGAA
- the LOC125529054 gene encoding uncharacterized protein LOC125529054 isoform X2 — MRRRRGRTSLALRRGHISGWVGHRRRRARSTVTCPPQPVLSRLPRFRVLVQRKSMELPTQIVVGCYKKGGSSARISIKSVLDEASNVDTEFAAGRSADFVGGRRSAEFGEVRRTAVELSNVTCVGYSRNHTNTRRKH; from the exons ATGCGCCGGCGCCGTGGGAGGACCTCGTTGGCGCTGCGAAGGGGGCACATCTCAGGTTGGGTAGGCCATCGCCGGCGGCGAGCACGTTCCACTGTGACATGTCCGCCACAGCCAGTCCTCTCCCGCCTCCCCCGAT TCCGTGTCCTTGTCCAACGCAAATCAATGGAGCTGCCGACCCAGATTGTTGTTGGCTGCTATAAGAAGGGAGGGTCCTCGGCTCGAATCTCCATCAAGTCAGTTTTGGACGAAGCATCCAATGTCGACACCGAGTTCGCCGCAGGAAGAAGCGCCGATTTCGTCGGAGGTAGAAGAAGCGCCGAGTTTGGCGAAGTTAGAAGAACAGCCGTCGAGCTGTCCAATGTCACCTGCGTCGGCTACAGCAGAA